In one window of Microplitis demolitor isolate Queensland-Clemson2020A chromosome 4, iyMicDemo2.1a, whole genome shotgun sequence DNA:
- the LOC103574660 gene encoding ufm1-specific protease 2: protein MTPKVRISSKVMAKLECLGTATTGRLFGVMCDNYLTVLSFVLNPTKIENSNDEQSEPNSQQQSDQDKQINESNELLKPIDLQLNMPVEIDLCGVLFVDNHEENIPEAFKDIDITDNPLLIKYSRVNGISAYYYVHEQLKSAGKLEFIDEKILLDKFSYIRLKTSVPMITDKHDFTELFQSTRKNIASGNVGFYFPSTKLFLTNNDPEDRDVSVKILSSNQPSVIPTGYTNTIQAEMFMRITKEKISDDNKKNYAPVLQHIKQPFVNYEFNLNIDSLALVGHNLTAPQIYSILVESVCRSLRLIERSIILSSNHTIKIPEMMHFKLPHCDHLISIAYADTSAEKTREYRKKLHEALACDLTRPYFRPGNAVKFLSDYRADQPLLEPHTAIKTSLDNSSLVNGLYGYYHYGQDNFHDSGWGCAYRSLQTIFSWFRFQGYTEQPVPSHRAIQKCLVDIGDKSPNFIGSSQWIGSTEVGFVLETLLDVNSKFLVASSGKDMPDLIDDLRYHFQTQGTPVMIGGGVLAHTILGVSYDENKQLPYWLILDPHYEGKENLSIVLEKGYCGWKGKDFWRKDAFYNMCLPQRPICY from the exons atgacgCCGAAAGTCAGGATATCATCTAAAGTTATGGCA aaacTAGAATGTCTTGGAACAGCAACAACTGGTAGATTATTTGGTGTCATgtgtgataattatttgacaGTTTTAAGTTTCGTATTGAACCCTaccaaaattgaaaattcaaatgacgAACAATCAGAGCCGAATTCACAGCAACAATCAGACCAAGATAAACAAATCAATGAaagtaatgaattattaaaaccaATTGATTTACAATTGAATATGCCGGTGGAAATCGATTTATGTGGAGTATTATTTGTTGATAATCATGAAGAAAATATACCGGAAGCGTTTAAAGACATTGACATCACTGACAATCCATTGCTGATTAAATATTCACGAGTCAATGGAATTTCTGCTTACTATTATGTACATGAACAGTTGAAATCTGCTGGTAAATTGgaatttattgatgaaaaaattttgcttgATAAATTTTCGTACATTAGACTAAAGACGAGCGTGCCCATGATTACGGACAAACATGATTTTACTGAACTGTTTCAATCCACGCGCAAAAAT ATTGCATCTGGTAATgttggattttattttccatcaaCGAAATTATTTCTGACAAACAATGATCCCGAAGATCGAGATGTatcagtgaaaatattatcatcaaaTCAACCATCAGTTATTCCAACTGGCTACACAAATACCATTCAAGCCGAAATGTTCATGCGcataacaaaagaaaaaatatccgatgataacaaaaaaaattacgctcCCGTATTGCAACACATAAAGCAGCCATTTGTAAATTacgagtttaatttaaatatcgacAGTCTAGCGTTAGTGGGACATAATTTAACAGCTCCACAGATTTATTCAATTCTTGTTGAATCCGTCTGTCGTTCCTTGCGTTTAATAGAACGTTCAATAATATTGTCAAGCAACCATACGATTAAAATTCCTGAGATGATGCATTTCAAGCTACCACACTGTGATCATTTGATATCAATCGCTTACGCTGATACATCCGCTGAAAAaacac gagagtacagaaaaaaattacacgaaGCGTTAGCTTGTGATTTAACGCGCCCGTATTTCCGTCCAGGAAATGCTGTTAAATTTCTGAGTGACTACAGAGCCGATCAGCCGTTATTAGAACCGCATACTGCAATTAAAACATCTTtag ATAATTCTAGTTTGGTCAATGGACTATATGGTTACTATCATTATGGTCAAGATAATTTCCATGATAGTGGTTGGGGATGCGCTTACAGATCACTACAGACAATATTTTCATGGTTCag GTTTCAAGGATACACTGAACAGCCGGTTCCGTCACATCGTGCAATTCAAAAATGTCTAGTCGACATCGGTGATAAATCTCCGAATTTCATTGGGTCGAGTCAGTGGATTGGTTCAACGGAAGTAGGTTTCGTTTTGGAAACTCTACTGGAtgtcaattcaaaatttttggttgCCTCTAGTGGTAAAGATATGCCGGATTTGATTGACGACTTGCGGTACCATTTCCAAACCCAGGGAACGCCGGTCAtgattg GCGGCGGAGTACTTGCGCATACTATTCTAGGTGTTAGCTATGATGAGAATAAACAATTGCCTTATTGGCTGATACTAGATCCTCATTACGAAGGCAAAGAAAATTTGAGTATTGTCCTGGAAAAAGGTTACTGTGGATGGAAAGGTAAAGACTTTTGGCGCAAGGATGCGTTTTACAATATGTGCCTTCCTCAGAGAcctatttgttattaa
- the LOC103574682 gene encoding fidgetin-like protein 1, with amino-acid sequence MENSNINSNQNLNDDLLEKNYLAAYQELKFSKSDKNNFDRDRKCLALKYHIAKKSSDELALRLLSHDIDDYISQMATREVLQSPYTKRTKNVSIPSKITTSEILSVIQPLPCQKDPLQSCKSTLPNERDVENIIGYWNGKKESPRRRKVSQVLKNQDSNTSPFQNYSNSGSNFSNQSPSYSNQSQNYPNKGPVQSRSTSFPSQNNQERDLVKRQEKRSQFDNLYKKYNRHNDDEDDLLPSQSSNKDTRKLEPFKSGRQINIQQQKANKSKPQGKTLGGKTSVSKPFVCPLNKRDEEEKVERSDSQEDMDCDDERLKNIDPKMIELIRNEIMDSGALVTWNDVAGLEKAKSIIKEAIVLPMLRPDIFTGLRRPPKGILLFGPPGTGKTLIGKCIASQSKSTFFAISSSSLTSKWVGEGEKMVRALFAVARVYQPSVIFIDEIDSLLSQRSDTEHESSRRIKTEFLIHLDGATTGDDDKILLIGATNRPGELDEAARRRFVKRLYVPLPEFEARKQIVNNLLRNERHHLSEEDVETVAEKADHFSGADMTTLCKEASMGPIRSIPFDMMENIRMEDVRGVTIDDFLEAFKRVRPSVAQDDLVHYVKWDKTYGSGTAE; translated from the coding sequence CTCTGACGAATTAGCCCTTCGTCTTTTATCACACGATATCGACGACTACATTTCGCAAATGGCAACTCGCGAAGTCCTTCAGTCCCCTTATACAAAACGCACTAAAAACGTCTCAATTCCGTCTAAAATAACTACTTCCGAAATATTGTCTGTAATCCAACCGCTGCCTTGTCAGAAAGACCCTTTGCAATCCTGTAAATCTACTTTACCCAATGAACGTGACGTTGAGAATATCATTGGCTACTGGAATGGTAAAAAAGAGTCACCACGTCGTCGCAAAGTATctcaagttttaaaaaaccaaGACAGTAACACTAGcccatttcaaaattattcaaattccggctcaaatttttcaaaccaaAGCCCTAGTTATTCAAACCAATCTCAAAATTACCCGAATAAAGGCCCTGTACAATCTAGATCAACATCATTCCCATCACAAAACAACCAAGAGCGCGATTTAGTAAAGCGTCAGGAAAAACGTTCGCAGTTTGATAAcctctataaaaaatacaaccGTCACAATGACGACGAGGATGATTTATTACCTTCTCAATCTAGTAATAAAGACACCCGGAAACTAGAGCCCTTTAAATCTGGTCGTCAGATCAATATCCAGCAGCAGAAAGCCAATAAATCAAAGCCCCAGGGTAAAACTCTTGGAGGCAAGACATCCGTGAGCAAACCTTTTGTCTGCCCGCTTAATAAACGCGATGAGGAAGAAAAGGTCGAGCGTTCAGACAGTCAGGAAGACATGGACTGCGACGATGAACGTCTTAAAAACATAGATCCCAAAATGATTGAACTTATACGCAATGAAATAATGGACTCTGGGGCTCTAGTGACTTGGAATGATGTTGCAGGTCTTGAGAAAgctaaaagtattattaaagaAGCCATTGTCTTGCCTATGTTGCGTCCAGATATTTTTACAGGACTAAGACGTCCTCCGAAAGGAATTCTGCTATTCGGGCCACCTGGAACTGGCAAGACCCTAATTGGCAAATGTATCGCTTCCCAAAGTAAGTCAACGTTCTTTGCTATTTCCTCGAGTTCGCTTACTTCCAAGTGGGTCGGAGAGGGCGAGAAAATGGTACGGGCTCTATTTGCTGTGGCGCGGGTTTATCAACCATCAGTTATTTTTATCGATGAAATCGATTCCCTGTTGAGCCAGCGGTCGGATACAGAGCACGAGAGTTCAAGGAGAATAAAGACTGAGTTCTTGATACATCTCGATGGTGCAACTACTGGCGACGATGATAAGATTTTGCTAATAGGAGCGACTAATAGACCAGGGGAACTTGATGAGGCTGCTAGAAGACGTTTTGTCAAACGGTTGTATGTCCCGTTGCCAGAGTTTGAAGCAAGGAAGCAAATTGTTAATAACTTGTTGCGTAATGAGAGACATCATTTGTCGGAAGAGGATGTTGAGACAGTCGCCGAGAAGGCTGATCATTTTTCAGGAGCTGATATGACGACACTGTGCAAGGAAGCGAGCATGGGTCCGATTAGAAGTATTCCCTTTGATATGATGGAGAATATTAGAATGGAAGATGTCAGAGGGGTGACGATTGATGACTTTTTGGAGGCGTTCAAACGTGTGAGACCCAGTGTTGCGCAGGATGATTTGGTCCATTATGTCAAGTGGGATAAAACTTATGGCAGTGGCACTGCTGAGTAa
- the LOC103574683 gene encoding putative ankyrin repeat protein RF_0381, with the protein MSTAQLNNQLTSHLSEQVTEFHSAVENSDYDKIKVIFKLNTVDVNATSNLHDHTLGFTALHLASISSNPTSELIVDLLLNYGANINSRCLKGKTALMYAVECQNGGIVKKLLDNRVDVNLQDLKGLTALHYAMQQGIPDLVNLLLKYHTDINIVDNNDKTAFEYCYDNIVFYYTRENFKELQNDKYIFCGFITL; encoded by the exons ATGTCTACTGCGCAATTAAACAACCAATTAACCTCACATTTATCGGAACAAGTGACTGAGTTTCATAGTGCAGTTGAAAACTCCGactacgataaaataaaagttatttttaaattaaatacagttGACGTCAATGCGACAAGTAATTTACACGATCATACACTTGGATTTACGGCTCTGCATTTAGCATCGATTTCATCGAATCCAACCTCTGAATTAATAGTCgacttattattaaattacggTGCTAATATTAATAGCAGATGTCTAAAAGGTAAAACGGCATTGATGTACGCAGTAGAATGTCAAAATGGCggcattgtaaaaaaattactggacAATAGAGTTGATGTTAACCTCCAAGATTTGAAAGGTCTAACGGCGCTTCACTACGCAATGCAACAGGGGATTCCCGATCTGGTTAATTTACTTCTTAAATATCACactgatattaatattgttgaTAACAATGATAAGACAGCATTTGAATACTGCTAtgataatattgttttttattatacgcGCGAAAATTTCAAAGAGTTACAAAatgacaaatatatttt TTGCGGATTTATCACTTTGTAA